In Numida meleagris isolate 19003 breed g44 Domestic line chromosome 3, NumMel1.0, whole genome shotgun sequence, the following are encoded in one genomic region:
- the FAM110C gene encoding protein FAM110C, with product MPTEISRAVKMHTISDLHSSLSVRLLNKGPEYLRRQLGAGTPGRRSAAERLAADKAKYVKSQQVISTKQEPVIVLSSASECSSETCSVESTKTSRDLGRGKGAKPLERAKAGCAWRGPLQHGPPIARRSTPRRQGRPDSLVIYRQKCELGRGQSQEGSRGSLVRRFFQGPGKEKQFASPGVPRVIMEDSAPTESKEPLPAELAVCEPSDCGAEQAITVSTEEPGGCTTEREKPSTLPAPPEEVKEVKRRGLHRSQSDISSRYSKSFSDTFFKYCGLEQEVIEDLGRENFSVVSDNVSFKIRSISVATSESDFTRHSGDEGLLEDELTEQVPSSTSVIERNARIIKWLYTCKKAKESSKAIQELA from the coding sequence ATGCCCACTGAAATCAGCCGGGCCGTGAAAATGCACACCATCTCCGACCTGCACTCATCCCTCAGCGTGCGGCTGCTCAACAAGGGGCCGGAGTACCTCCGCCGGCAGCTGGGGGCCGGCACCCCCGGCCGGAGGAGCGCGGCGGAGAGGCTGGCAGCCGATAAGGCCAAGTATGTGAAAAGTCAGCAGGTAATCAGCACCAAGCAGGAGCCCGTCATCGTGCTCAGCTCGGCCTCGGAGTGCAGCAGCGAGACCTGCTCGGTGGAGAGCACCAAAACGAGCAGGGACTTGGGCAGAGGGAAGGGCGCGAAGCCGCTGGAGCGGGCGAAGGCGGGGTGCGCCTGGAGGGGCCCCCTGCAGCACGGCCCCCCCATCGCCCGGCGCAGCACCCCCAGGAGGCAGGGCCGGCCCGACTCCCTGGTGATCTACCGCCAGAAGTGCGAGCTGGGGAGAGGGCAGAGCCAGGAAGGCTCTCGAGGCAGCTTGGTGAGGAGGTTCTTCCAGGGGCCTGGCAAGGAGAAGCAGTTTGCTTCCCCTGGGGTGCCCAGAGTCATTATGGAGGACAGCGCGCCCACCGAGAGCAAAGAGCCTCTCCCGGCTGAACTCGCTGTCTGTGAGCCCAGCGACTGTGGAGCTGAGCAAGCCATCACAGTGAGCACCGAAGAGCCAGGGGGTTGTACAACAGAGCGTGAGAAGCCCTCCACATTGCCTGCACCTCCTGAAGAGGTCAAGGAGGTGAAGAGGAGAGGTCTCCATCGCTCCCAGTCAGACATCAGCTCTCGCTACTCCAAGTCTTTCTCTGACACGTTCTTCAAGTACTGTGGCCTCGAGCAGGAGGTCATCGAGGATCTGGGGAGAGAGAACTTCTCGGTGGTGTCCGACAACGTCTCCTTCAAGATCCGCAGCATCAGCGTGGCCACGTCTGAGAGCGACTTCACGCGGCACAGTGGGGACGAGGGGCTGCTGGAGGACGAGCTCACCGAGCAggtccccagcagcacctcgGTGATCGAGCGCAACGCCCGCATCATCAAGTGGCTGTACACCTGTAAGAAAGCCAAGGAGAGCAGCAAGGCGATCCAGGAACTGGCGTGA